The proteins below are encoded in one region of Xenopus laevis strain J_2021 chromosome 8L, Xenopus_laevis_v10.1, whole genome shotgun sequence:
- the cysltr1.L gene encoding cysteinyl leukotriene receptor 1, with product MSNSTDISSSVDDYNSSCNIDDFRNKVYSTTYSMFTLFGLFGNSFALFILLKTYSQRTAFHIYMINLAVSDLLFICTLPFRIAYYVSRGKWYFGDFLCRISSYIFYVNLYCSIFILTAMSITRFLAIVFPVKNLKLVSIKRSKWACAGIWVFVTVTSSPFLKTGSKTDGNRTKCFELPDKHIDIVLILNYISLVIGFIIPFTIILVCYTMIIRTLMKNSMKKQQESRKKAIRMIIIVMAVFFLSFIPYHIMRTIHLHFLKTNNDCKENLAMQKTVVITLALAASNCCFDPLLYFFSGENFRRRLSTIRKQSVTSIAHGSKRKKSGSLQEQSKIFQEQEKKDSNES from the coding sequence ATGTCAAATTCAACAGATATTTCATCATCAGTAGATGACTATAATAGCAGCTGCAACATTGATGATTTCAGGAACAAAGTCTACTCAACCACTTATTCCATGTTCACTTTGTTTGGCCTTTTTGGTAatagttttgctttatttattctgctaaAGACCTACAGTCAAAGAACTGCTTTCCATATCTACATGATAAACCTCGCCGTTTCTGATCTTCTTTTCATTTGCACTCTTCCATTTCGAATCGCATATTACGTCAGCAGGGGTAAATGGTACTTTGGGGACTTCTTATGCAGGATAAGTTCCTACATCTTCTACGTGAACTTGTATTGcagcatatttattttaacagcAATGAGTATTACTCGTTTTCTCGCAATCGTTTTTCCTGTCAAAAATTTAAAGCTAGTGTccattaaaagatccaaatgggCCTGTGCTGGGATATGGGTGTTTGTGACTGTAACCAGCTCCCCATTTCTGAAGACTGGATCTAAAACAGATGGCAACAGGACAAAATGTTTTGAGCTTCCTGATAAACATATAGACATAGTTTTGATCCTCAATTATATTTCCCTTGTTATTGGCTTCATCATTCCATTTACCATCATTCTGGTCTGCTATACCATGATCATTAGGACACTGATGAAAAACTCCATGAAAAAGCAACAGGAATCCCGTAAAAAGGCAATTCGGATGATCATCATTGTTATGGCGGTATTCTTTCTAAGCTTCATACCATATCACATCATGCGCACTATCCACCTTcattttttgaaaacaaataatGACTGTAAAGAAAATTTAGCTATGCAGAAGACAGTGGTAATAACCCTTGCACTGGCAGCATCCAACTGTTGCTTCGATCCACTCCTTTACTTCTTTTCAGGAGAAAACTTCAGGAGGAGGCTTTCCACCATTAGAAAGCAGTCCGTAACCAGTATTGCTCATGGGAGTAAAAGAAAGAAGTCAGGTAGCTTACAagaacaaagtaaaatatttcaaGAGCAGGAGAAAAAAGACAGCAATGAAAGCTAA